The Bacillus alveayuensis genome contains a region encoding:
- a CDS encoding N-acetyldiaminopimelate deacetylase (product_source=KO:K05823; cath_funfam=3.40.630.10; cog=COG1473; ko=KO:K05823; pfam=PF01546,PF07687; superfamily=53187; tigrfam=TIGR01891), with product MNFDELITIRRDLHRIPELGFQEFKTQQYLLQYISSLPQERLEVKKWKTGIFVKINGVNPKQMIAYRADMDGLPIEEETGLDFRSEHEGNMHACGHDFHMTIALGVLTYFVHNPICDDLLFIFQPAEEGPGGAEPMLQSDIMKEWNPDFIFALHIAPELPVGTIATKPGLLFANTSELFIDLKGKGGHAAFPHQTNDMVVAASMLVTQLQSIVSRNIDPLDSAVVTIGKITSGTVQNIIAERARLEGTIRTLSVQSMKKVKERIEALVKGIEAGYQCEAMIDYGAMYYQVWNEEERTREFMSFVEKETNIIVKQCTEQMTGEDFGYMLKEIPGFMFWLGVDSPFGLHHAKLNPNENAIKVAVDLLCQYISWKGN from the coding sequence TGAATTTCGATGAGCTAATAACGATTCGACGAGATTTACATCGAATCCCGGAATTAGGATTTCAAGAATTTAAGACCCAACAATATTTACTTCAATACATATCATCTTTACCGCAAGAAAGGCTCGAAGTTAAGAAGTGGAAAACAGGAATTTTTGTCAAAATAAATGGAGTAAACCCAAAACAAATGATCGCATATCGTGCCGATATGGATGGCTTACCGATTGAAGAAGAGACGGGACTTGATTTTCGCTCAGAGCACGAAGGAAATATGCATGCATGCGGCCACGATTTTCATATGACGATTGCATTAGGAGTTTTAACTTATTTTGTTCATAATCCCATTTGTGACGATCTATTATTTATATTCCAGCCTGCTGAAGAAGGACCTGGCGGAGCAGAGCCTATGCTACAAAGTGACATCATGAAGGAATGGAATCCGGATTTTATTTTTGCCTTGCATATTGCCCCAGAGCTCCCAGTCGGAACGATTGCGACAAAACCAGGGTTATTATTTGCAAATACATCGGAATTATTTATCGATTTAAAGGGAAAAGGCGGGCATGCTGCTTTTCCACATCAAACAAATGATATGGTTGTAGCCGCTTCTATGCTAGTAACCCAGCTTCAGTCGATTGTATCGAGAAATATTGATCCATTAGATAGTGCAGTCGTGACTATTGGGAAAATAACAAGTGGAACGGTTCAAAATATTATTGCTGAAAGGGCTCGGTTAGAAGGAACGATTCGGACCTTATCTGTACAATCGATGAAAAAAGTAAAAGAAAGAATTGAGGCCTTAGTAAAAGGAATTGAAGCAGGATACCAATGTGAAGCGATGATTGATTATGGCGCCATGTACTATCAAGTTTGGAATGAAGAAGAGCGAACACGAGAATTTATGTCCTTCGTTGAAAAAGAAACAAATATCATCGTAAAACAATGTACAGAGCAAATGACTGGCGAAGATTTTGGCTATATGTTAAAAGAAATTCCTGGATTTATGTTTTGGTTAGGAGTCGACTCTCCATTTGGCTTACATCATGCCAAACTAAATCCAAATGAAAACGCCATTAAAGTAGCGGTTGACTTATTATGCCAGTATATTTCTTGGAAAGGAAATTAA
- a CDS encoding putative membrane protein (product_source=KO:K02862; cog=COG3336; ko=KO:K02862; pfam=PF09678; tigrfam=TIGR02737; transmembrane_helix_parts=Inside_1_12,TMhelix_13_35,Outside_36_44,TMhelix_45_67,Inside_68_79,TMhelix_80_99,Outside_100_118,TMhelix_119_138,Inside_139_144,TMhelix_145_167,Outside_168_179,TMhelix_180_202,Inside_203_214,TMhelix_215_237,Outside_238_251,TMhelix_252_270,Inside_271_282) has translation MDMFNVLSNFSYHVLWNFGVLFLVLLAIVLYLFLLPASKEHTKGHTYFFLLGAIVFFIALGSPLNMLGRLIFRAHMIQMVLILFISIPLLLIGFKTKVLDCLYLVPFWQKLFHSFSKPLVGMITFHLLWNIYHLPIVFNFVRSHYIWNYVSIFTLCIAAFLLWWPIFPPIQKLKEENKKPLGFYVIGNVCLFLPMAAVYLFSSTSFYSIYSDPDLLISAVALCLPIGVSMDSLPANLLERLLPYSPVHEQKYGAIVLLISVAVIYLTLIFQYNKNKRQILSM, from the coding sequence ATGGACATGTTCAATGTTTTAAGTAATTTTAGTTACCATGTTTTATGGAATTTTGGTGTGTTATTTTTAGTGCTATTAGCAATCGTTTTATATTTGTTTTTATTGCCTGCATCAAAGGAACATACGAAAGGGCACACTTATTTTTTTCTCTTAGGTGCTATCGTATTTTTTATTGCCTTAGGAAGTCCGCTAAATATGCTAGGTCGTTTAATTTTCCGTGCTCATATGATACAAATGGTGTTGATTTTGTTCATATCCATCCCTCTTTTGTTAATTGGCTTTAAAACGAAAGTACTAGATTGCTTGTATCTAGTTCCTTTCTGGCAAAAGCTTTTTCATTCGTTTTCTAAACCGCTTGTTGGAATGATAACCTTTCATCTATTATGGAATATTTATCATCTTCCAATTGTTTTTAATTTTGTCAGAAGTCATTATATTTGGAATTATGTCTCGATTTTTACGTTATGTATTGCGGCTTTTTTATTATGGTGGCCGATATTTCCACCTATTCAAAAATTGAAAGAGGAAAACAAAAAGCCACTTGGATTTTATGTAATAGGGAATGTATGTCTATTTTTACCAATGGCGGCTGTTTACCTTTTTTCATCAACAAGTTTTTATTCCATTTATTCAGATCCAGACTTGTTAATTTCAGCTGTTGCGTTATGTTTACCAATAGGTGTATCAATGGACTCGCTTCCAGCCAATCTTCTCGAAAGGTTATTGCCATATTCACCTGTTCATGAGCAAAAGTATGGTGCGATCGTTTTGTTAATCAGTGTGGCGGTGATTTATTTAACACTGATTTTTCAATACAATAAAAACAAACGGCAGATTTTATCAATGTAG
- a CDS encoding peroxiredoxin (product_source=COG1225; cath_funfam=3.40.30.10; cog=COG1225; pfam=PF00578; superfamily=52833; transmembrane_helix_parts=Outside_1_4,TMhelix_5_23,Inside_24_192), translating into MKKNVLSIAILGLAIAIVIVNFWKSNNIEESEDYSQEITVSENIPGVDLSEVEEGKPAPDFKLTTLEGRVVKLSDFKGKKVILNFWATWCPPCKAEMPHLENFYNKYHDKGIEILAVNLTNMEKGEENIKSFVKDYGLTFPILLDVDGSVGLKYQAFTIPTSYIIDSKGVITKKIVGPMDENMMTSLTKDID; encoded by the coding sequence TTGAAAAAAAACGTTTTATCGATCGCTATTTTAGGACTAGCTATTGCGATTGTTATCGTGAATTTTTGGAAATCAAATAATATAGAGGAAAGTGAAGACTATTCTCAAGAAATAACAGTAAGTGAAAACATCCCAGGTGTAGATCTATCCGAAGTGGAAGAAGGAAAGCCTGCACCGGACTTTAAATTAACAACTTTAGAAGGCAGAGTCGTTAAACTTTCAGATTTTAAAGGAAAAAAAGTCATTTTAAATTTTTGGGCTACTTGGTGCCCTCCTTGTAAGGCTGAGATGCCACATCTTGAAAATTTTTATAACAAATATCACGACAAAGGGATTGAAATCTTAGCTGTAAACTTGACTAATATGGAGAAAGGCGAGGAGAACATCAAATCCTTTGTGAAGGATTATGGACTTACTTTCCCTATTCTCCTTGATGTAGACGGTTCAGTTGGCCTAAAATACCAAGCTTTCACGATTCCAACAAGCTATATTATTGATTCAAAAGGTGTCATTACGAAGAAAATCGTCGGTCCAATGGATGAAAACATGATGACAAGCTTAACAAAGGACATTGATTAA
- a CDS encoding hemolysin III (product_source=KO:K11068; cog=COG1272; ko=KO:K11068; pfam=PF03006; superfamily=81419; tigrfam=TIGR01065; transmembrane_helix_parts=Inside_1_12,TMhelix_13_35,Outside_36_39,TMhelix_40_62,Inside_63_82,TMhelix_83_102,Outside_103_106,TMhelix_107_129,Inside_130_135,TMhelix_136_158,Outside_159_162,TMhelix_163_182,Inside_183_188,TMhelix_189_208,Outside_209_211): protein MAMTHTFPKNEEIANAITHGIGFLLSIAALVLLIINAVNIGSIWYIVSFSVYGGTMILLFLSSTLVHSFPKGKAKDLFEIFDHSAIYLFIAGTYTPIVLTVLRGPLGWTIFAIVWTLAIAGVIFKVFFVKKFLYTSTFIYILMGWLVVFAWKPLTISLPSNCLYFLVIGGIFYTFGTIFYIWRSFPYHHAVWHMFVIAGSIFHFFAIVNIA, encoded by the coding sequence TTGGCCATGACCCATACCTTCCCTAAGAATGAAGAGATCGCCAATGCTATTACACATGGAATTGGGTTTTTGTTAAGTATTGCTGCTCTCGTTTTACTGATCATCAATGCCGTTAATATTGGATCTATTTGGTATATCGTAAGCTTTTCCGTTTATGGAGGAACCATGATTTTACTTTTTCTATCTTCTACACTTGTTCATAGTTTCCCGAAAGGAAAAGCAAAAGACTTGTTTGAAATATTTGATCATTCTGCTATTTATTTGTTTATAGCGGGAACGTATACACCAATCGTATTGACCGTGTTACGTGGACCGTTAGGATGGACAATATTTGCGATTGTTTGGACATTAGCCATTGCCGGGGTTATTTTTAAAGTGTTTTTTGTAAAAAAATTTTTATATACCTCAACCTTTATCTATATTTTGATGGGCTGGCTCGTTGTTTTTGCATGGAAGCCGCTAACTATTAGTCTGCCATCGAATTGTTTATATTTTCTAGTCATTGGCGGTATTTTCTATACATTTGGAACTATATTTTACATTTGGAGAAGCTTTCCTTACCACCATGCTGTTTGGCACATGTTTGTTATTGCTGGATCGATTTTTCACTTCTTTGCTATCGTCAATATAGCTTGA
- a CDS encoding alkyl hydroperoxide reductase subunit AhpC (product_source=COG0450; cath_funfam=3.40.30.10; cog=COG0450; pfam=PF00578,PF10417; superfamily=52833) yields the protein MAERMVAKQAPRFEMDAVLPNKEFGKVSLEENMKNGKWTVLFFYPMDFTFVCPTEIIALSDRYDEFEDLDAEVIGVSTDTIHTHLAWINTDRKDNGLGQLKYPLAADTNHVVSRDYGVLIEEEGIALRGLFIINPEGELMYQVVHHNNIGRDVDEVLRVLQALQTGGLCPANWKPGQETLNV from the coding sequence ATGGCAGAACGTATGGTTGCAAAGCAAGCTCCACGTTTTGAAATGGATGCGGTTTTACCAAACAAAGAATTTGGTAAAGTTAGCTTAGAAGAAAACATGAAAAACGGTAAATGGACTGTACTTTTCTTCTATCCAATGGACTTCACATTCGTATGTCCAACTGAAATTATCGCACTTTCTGACCGTTATGATGAGTTTGAAGATCTTGATGCAGAAGTAATTGGCGTATCAACTGACACAATCCACACTCACTTAGCATGGATCAACACGGACCGTAAAGACAACGGTCTTGGCCAATTAAAATATCCATTAGCGGCAGACACTAACCATGTCGTTTCTCGTGACTATGGTGTATTAATTGAAGAAGAAGGTATTGCACTTCGCGGTTTATTCATCATTAACCCTGAGGGTGAATTAATGTACCAAGTTGTTCACCATAACAACATCGGTCGTGACGTTGATGAAGTATTACGTGTTCTTCAAGCTCTGCAAACTGGTGGACTTTGCCCAGCAAACTGGAAGCCAGGTCAAGAAACTTTAAACGTTTAA
- a CDS encoding small acid-soluble spore protein H (minor) (product_source=KO:K06425; ko=KO:K06425; pfam=PF08141; tigrfam=TIGR02861) translates to MNVTRAKEILQSPTIIPVTYQGKEIIIQNVDEDTKTARVYFKENREEERTVPISSLIEH, encoded by the coding sequence ATGAATGTTACAAGAGCGAAAGAAATATTACAATCACCGACAATCATACCGGTCACCTATCAAGGAAAGGAAATTATCATTCAAAACGTCGATGAAGATACGAAGACAGCAAGAGTTTATTTTAAGGAAAACCGTGAAGAAGAACGCACTGTACCCATTTCATCACTTATCGAGCATTAA
- a CDS encoding hypothetical protein (product_source=Hypo-rule applied; cath_funfam=3.40.50.2000; pfam=PF03698; superfamily=52317), whose amino-acid sequence MAKIGVEQSLTQVQAALRERGHEVVTLRQENDAQGCDCCVITGQDENVMGIQNIVSEASVINARGMSADQVCQQVERKLK is encoded by the coding sequence ATGGCGAAAATTGGTGTTGAACAATCATTAACTCAAGTTCAAGCTGCATTGCGTGAAAGAGGTCATGAAGTCGTAACGCTCAGACAAGAAAATGATGCACAAGGCTGCGACTGCTGTGTTATTACGGGACAAGATGAAAATGTGATGGGGATTCAAAATATTGTCTCTGAAGCTTCAGTGATTAATGCTAGAGGCATGAGCGCTGATCAAGTTTGTCAGCAGGTAGAACGGAAATTAAAATAA
- a CDS encoding small conductance mechanosensitive channel (product_source=KO:K03442; cath_funfam=2.30.30.60,3.30.70.100; cog=COG0668; ko=KO:K03442; pfam=PF00924; superfamily=50182,82689,82861; transmembrane_helix_parts=Outside_1_9,TMhelix_10_32,Inside_33_63,TMhelix_64_86,Outside_87_100,TMhelix_101_123,Inside_124_279) — MDWLESIDWGGLATKAGIIILKLIAIYIVYLVVKSIGTKVIERAFDRLQNRDQISNGRALTLQTLSLNLFSYVLIFIYVVTVFQVFGYNVTALLAGAGVVGLAIGFGAQGLVSDVVTGFFLLLEKQIDVGDYVTTGGYSGIVEAVGLRTTQIRGFDGTLHYVPNREIVGLSNHSRGNMRALVDISIAYSEDIDQAITVLQEACDQLATTNDAIVEGPNVLGVQTLGASDVVIRVLAKTKNMEQWNVERELRKVLKEALDQHGIEIPFPHQVMIHKNEEG, encoded by the coding sequence ATGGATTGGCTTGAAAGCATTGATTGGGGTGGACTTGCCACAAAAGCGGGTATTATCATTTTAAAGCTAATCGCCATTTATATTGTTTATTTAGTCGTAAAGTCAATCGGCACGAAAGTAATCGAAAGGGCGTTCGATCGATTGCAAAATCGAGATCAAATATCGAATGGAAGAGCCCTTACCTTACAAACACTTTCATTAAACTTATTTTCTTATGTGTTAATTTTCATTTATGTCGTAACCGTTTTTCAAGTGTTTGGATATAATGTAACCGCACTTTTAGCTGGAGCTGGAGTTGTTGGTTTGGCAATCGGTTTTGGCGCCCAAGGACTTGTAAGTGATGTTGTAACAGGATTTTTTCTCCTATTAGAAAAGCAAATCGATGTAGGTGATTATGTTACGACTGGTGGTTATTCTGGAATCGTTGAGGCTGTTGGTTTACGAACAACACAAATTCGCGGCTTTGATGGAACACTTCATTACGTACCAAACCGGGAAATCGTTGGCTTAAGCAACCATTCACGCGGAAATATGCGAGCACTTGTTGATATAAGCATTGCTTACAGTGAAGATATTGATCAAGCGATTACCGTTTTACAGGAGGCTTGTGATCAATTAGCCACTACTAATGATGCTATTGTAGAAGGTCCGAATGTGCTTGGGGTTCAAACATTAGGAGCCTCTGATGTTGTGATTCGTGTTTTGGCGAAGACGAAAAATATGGAGCAATGGAATGTAGAACGGGAATTACGTAAAGTGCTAAAAGAAGCGCTAGATCAGCACGGAATTGAAATCCCATTCCCACATCAAGTGATGATTCATAAAAATGAAGAAGGGTGA
- a CDS encoding hypothetical protein (product_source=Hypo-rule applied; superfamily=55729; transmembrane_helix_parts=Outside_1_9,TMhelix_10_32,Inside_33_38,TMhelix_39_61,Outside_62_70,TMhelix_71_93,Inside_94_99,TMhelix_100_122,Outside_123_131,TMhelix_132_149,Inside_150_153,TMhelix_154_176,Outside_177_179,TMhelix_180_197,Inside_198_201): MTYLQFGNITIPTVWLASIISLFLAASYSKLLLRQNAGDWYWNAFFLYLIVWKLSYIFFHFKLFLDMPLSILYFNGGIKGHFLALASLSFYLLKIAKKKHPSLSLEGANIFLLFFISYEVTINILEKNVLEASAHFIVFSSYLFLLLFFKKNNIFLSKQIFLIILLIELFLLSIFDRFLTIETWTFIWVGFTIFNLFEKER; this comes from the coding sequence ATGACTTACTTACAATTTGGAAACATAACGATTCCTACTGTGTGGCTTGCATCTATCATTTCTCTCTTTCTTGCTGCTTCATATTCCAAACTATTATTACGTCAAAATGCAGGCGATTGGTATTGGAATGCTTTCTTTCTTTATTTAATTGTATGGAAACTTAGCTATATTTTCTTTCATTTCAAATTGTTTTTGGATATGCCCCTTTCCATCTTATACTTTAACGGTGGGATAAAAGGCCATTTTTTGGCATTAGCCTCTCTCTCTTTTTATCTTCTAAAGATTGCTAAGAAAAAACATCCTTCTCTTTCTTTAGAAGGAGCAAATATATTTCTGCTATTTTTTATTAGCTATGAAGTCACGATTAATATTTTGGAAAAAAATGTATTAGAGGCATCTGCTCACTTCATCGTTTTTTCTAGCTATTTGTTCTTGCTTTTATTTTTCAAAAAGAACAATATCTTTCTTTCTAAACAAATATTTTTGATCATACTATTAATTGAGCTGTTTTTATTAAGCATCTTTGATCGTTTCTTAACGATAGAAACATGGACTTTTATTTGGGTAGGGTTTACGATTTTTAATCTTTTTGAAAAAGAACGATAA
- a CDS encoding thiol-disulfide isomerase/thioredoxin (product_source=COG0526; cath_funfam=3.40.30.10; cog=COG0526; pfam=PF00578; superfamily=52833) has translation MKLREPMPELTGATAWINGEVTKEELVGEKPTLIHFWSISCHLCKEAMPKVNEFRDQYKDKLNVVAVHMPRSENDLDLDEIKKVAEEHGITQPIFVDSEHKLTDAFENQYVPAYYVFDKDGKLRHFQAGASGMKMLEKRVNRVLNETENKE, from the coding sequence ATGAAATTACGTGAACCCATGCCAGAATTAACGGGTGCTACTGCATGGATTAATGGTGAAGTAACAAAAGAAGAGCTAGTTGGAGAAAAACCTACTTTAATTCATTTTTGGTCAATTAGCTGCCACTTATGTAAAGAAGCGATGCCGAAAGTTAACGAATTTCGTGATCAATATAAAGATAAATTAAATGTTGTAGCTGTTCATATGCCGAGATCAGAGAACGACTTAGATTTAGATGAAATTAAAAAAGTGGCTGAGGAACACGGGATTACACAACCGATTTTTGTGGATAGTGAACATAAATTAACCGATGCATTTGAAAATCAATATGTACCTGCCTATTATGTATTTGATAAAGATGGGAAGCTTCGTCACTTCCAAGCAGGTGCAAGCGGGATGAAAATGTTAGAAAAACGAGTGAACCGTGTATTAAATGAAACGGAAAACAAAGAATGA